The Asticcacaulis excentricus CB 48 genomic sequence GATTACGAACTGAAGGCCCTGCCGGGTGTCTATGCCATCGGCGAAATGCTCGACTGGGAGGCCCCGACCGGCGGTTACCTGCTTCAGGCCTGCTTCAGTCAGGCCGTGTGGACAGCCGAGGCGATTTTACAAAAAAGCAATAAATCGCATAGCGTTTGAATTTAACGTCACTGCTTTTACGATTCCCCCCCGTGTTCCACCGCACACATTGGCGCTTCCTTTTCTCACCGTATGCAGTGAAAGAAAAACAGCTCTTCAGGTGCGTTTCCCAAGGGCGGCAGGCGTCCCGTAAAAGTCTCTTTTCAATGAAGCTATAGACATAGGTGTCAAAAAAGGTCTGCTCTCGCAGTTTCTTGAGAGAGGCCAGACACCGGACGATATGACCGCGCGTGTCCGCCGTTTGCAGGGACGTTAGACGTTTTGCCGCATACGCTCTGCCACACCTTGAGTCGATACGGTGCGACTGTGGCCACAGCCTGAAACCACATCTTCATTAAGCCCTAGATAGCCCCCAACCGCCCCAATACAAAGTGCCGCCCCTGTCGCAATACGCTTTGATGTCATGTCATTCACCGAACTCCGGCTTGAAAATCCCCGGCCCATAGCCGAAATCGCGCGTTGCCGCAGAGTGGTCAAAGACCAGATCTGTATTCATGCGCAAAGCCATTTGCACATTGCCTTTGAGCGCCGAACCGGGCCGCAGAACGCCCAACACACCGAAGCCCAGTCGCCACGCCCCTTCCGGCAGGCTGAGGATATGCGCCGGTTTACCTTTAGAGGCAAATATCCGCGCCACCATATCCCGATAGCTGAGCGTCTCCCCACCTGACAAGTTGTAGGCGCGGTCGGCCGTCGCCTCGGTGGAAAGCACGTCCACAGCGGCTTTGGCCAGATCACGGGCATGGACCGGCTGCCGCAGACCCGACGCTGGTCCGCACACCGGAAATACCCCCAGCCGGTCAATGGTGGTGGCGATGCGGCTAATGTTCTGATCGCGGCCTTCATCATAGATTAAGGTCGGCCGCAGGACCGTCCAGTCCACGTCGTGCGTGGCGCAAAAGGCTTCGATACGCGCCTCGGCTTCACTCAGAAGTTCGACGACATAGCGTTCCTCTGGCTGCGGCGAATACGTCTTTGAAAAGCGTGAGGTCGAGGAAAAGGCGACGAGGCGCTTCATGCCCTGCGCCCACAAAACTTCTAGCACGGACTCGGTAATCAGCCAGAGGGGCGAGGTGACAATCACGTGCGCAAAGCCATCGCCTTCAAAGGCCTGCGGGTGCATCAGATCAAGGAACAGGTCATTAGCCTGTTTTGGCTTTCGCGTCGTGAATGCGGCCTGCGGTACGATGTCGCGCAGCCTTTGCCCCACAAGGCTTGTCGCACCGATGATCAGTCTTTGGGTCATGCGGCTCCTTATCCTATCTCCCCAGTTTTACTGGGGAGATATAAAAAGCTGTGACACGTCCTTTTTCCTCATGCAAGCCGCAGGACGG encodes the following:
- a CDS encoding NAD-dependent epimerase/dehydratase family protein, translating into MTQRLIIGATSLVGQRLRDIVPQAAFTTRKPKQANDLFLDLMHPQAFEGDGFAHVIVTSPLWLITESVLEVLWAQGMKRLVAFSSTSRFSKTYSPQPEERYVVELLSEAEARIEAFCATHDVDWTVLRPTLIYDEGRDQNISRIATTIDRLGVFPVCGPASGLRQPVHARDLAKAAVDVLSTEATADRAYNLSGGETLSYRDMVARIFASKGKPAHILSLPEGAWRLGFGVLGVLRPGSALKGNVQMALRMNTDLVFDHSAATRDFGYGPGIFKPEFGE